Proteins from a genomic interval of Maylandia zebra isolate NMK-2024a linkage group LG15, Mzebra_GT3a, whole genome shotgun sequence:
- the dll4 gene encoding delta-like protein 4, whose translation MAAWFTFTIAFSTTLISQVFGSGVFELDLHEFKNHKGLLANGDACKPNCRTYFRICLKNYQAVVSPGDCIFGSTMTPVLGTNSFSAKDSGTLPTPIQIPFNFGWPGSFSLIIEAWHSPYGNLPVETNNQDALISLFTIQRQLGVGTDWSQDTLANVQTELKYSYRFICNESYYGESCSKKCTPRDDRFGHYTCTRDGQLSCLPGWKGKYCEEPICLEGCSERNGNCTKPGECVCRDGWQGTFCDECRKYPACKHGTCQLPWQCNCQEGWGGLLCDQDLNFCTHHHPCLNGATCMNTGQGSYTCTCLPGFTGVKCELEMKECDSNPCRNGGTCTNLESGYMCTCPQGFEGSHCEHSLLTCADSPCFHKGKCKEKDNGRSYMCECPRGYTGLNCEKKVDKCTSLPCANGGLCQLHGGIRVCSCRAGFTGQRCEININECAGNPCLNGGTCQDRINDYTCICPAGYGGRNCDRILNECSLRACLNGGTCSGGGGPGKSPATCSCPAGFTGPQCEYFAVTSPVTTGENKDGFQWAAVSLAVGLVALLVVLCMVVLALRHIHRQAQRQRRESETMNNLSSSQRDNLIPVSQLKNTNQKISLEVDCDSEKSNFIHKNYHLDPYNSKSKEFKDEKSQEDKSLIYDKGLDDKMPLSRVYSEKPECRISTICSSRDSMYQSVFVIAEERKECVIATEV comes from the exons ATGGCAGCCTGGTTCACCTTTACCATCGCATTTAGCACCACGTTAATATCACAG GTATTTGGATCCGGAGTTTTTGAGCTGGATCTCCACGAATTTAAAAACCACAAAGGTCTGCTTGCAAACGGAGATGCATGCAAACCCAACTGCAGGACTTATTTTAGAATTTGCTTGAAGAACTATCAGGCTGTGGTCTCTCCAGGTGACTGCATCTTTGGAAGTACAATGACACCAGTGCTGGGGACAAACTCTTTCAGCGCCAAGGACAGTGGCACTTTACCTACACCGATTCAAATACCCTTCAACTTTGGCTGGCCG GGGTCCTTTTCATTAATAATTGAAGCCTGGCATTCACCTTATGGAAACCTACCTGTAG AAACCAACAACCAAGACGCTTTGATTAGCCTCTTTACCATCCAAAGACAACTTGGTGTAGGAACTGACTGGTCTCAGGATACACTGGCCAATGTGCAGACAGAGCTGAAGTATTCGTACCGATTCATCTGCAATGAAAGTTACTACGGAGAAAGTTGTTCCAAAAAGTGCACGCCCAGGGATGACCGATTCGGCCACTACACCTGCACCCGTGATGGACAGCTATCCTGTCTGCCCGGCTGGAAGGGGAAATACTGCGAAGAAC CTATCTGTCTGGAGGGTTGCAGCGAGAGGAATGGAAACTGCACCAAACCTGGCGAGTGTGT atGCAGAGATGGCTGGCAGGGCACGTTCTGTGACGAGTGCAGGAAGTACCCGGCCTGCAAGCACGGTACCTGCCAGCTGCCGTGGCAGTGTAACTGTCAGGAGGGCTGGGGAGGCCTATTATGTGACCAAG ACCTGAACTTCTGCACCCATCACCATCCCTGCTTGAATGGCGCCACTTGCATGAACACTGGCCAGGGAAGCTATACGTGTACATGCTTGCCAGGCTTCACGGGGGTCAAATGTGAGCTGGAGATGAAGGAGTGTGACAGCAACCCCTGCAGGAATGGGGGGACATGCACA AATCTGGAGAGTGGCTACATGTGCACCTGTCCCCAGGGCTTTGAGGGTTCCCACTGTGAGCACAGCCTGCTGACCTGTGCCGACTCTCCCTGCTTCCACAAGGGGAAATGTAAGGAAAAGGACAACGGGCGCAGCTACATGTGCGAGTGTCCCAGAGGCTACACCGGGCTCAACTGCGAGAAGAAAGTGGACAAGTGCACGTCGCTTCCCTGCGCTAATG GAGGTCTGTGTCAGCTCCATGGTGGCATCCGTGTGTGCAGCTGCCGCGCAGGGTTTACCGGCCAGCGCTGCGAAATCAACATCAACGAGTGTGCTGGAAACCCCTGCCTTAATGGAGGCACCTGCCAGGACCGAATCAACGACTACACCTGCATCTGTCCTGCCGGCTACGGAGGGCGAAACTGCGACCGGATCCTGAACGAGTGTTCCCTTCGGGCCTGCCTCAATGGGGGTACTTGCAGTGGGGGAGGTGGGCCGGGCAAGTCTCCAGCAACTTGCAGCTGCCCCGCTGGATTCACTGGACCCCAATGCGAATATTTCGCCGTCACCTCTCCTGTGACCACCGGAGAGAACAAAGATGGTTTCCAGTGGGCGGCGGTTTCTCTGGCTGTTGGGCTGGTGGCACTACTGGTGGTGCTGTGCATGGTGGTCTTGGCCTTGAGGCACATCCACAGGCAAGCCCAGAGGCAGCGAAGAGAATCAGAGACTATGAACAACTTGTCCAGCAGTCAGAGGGATAACCTGATCCCAGTGTCCCAGCTCAAAAACACCAACCAGAAAATCAGCCTGGAAGTAGACTGTGACTCAgagaaatcaaactttattcataAAAACTATCACTTGGACCCTTACAACTCGAAATCAAAGGAGTTCAAGGACGAAAAGTCACAAGAGGATAAAAGTCTTATTTATGACAAGGGTTTAGATGATAAAATGCCTTTGAGTAGAGTGTACAG CGAAAAGCCAGAGTGTAGAATATCTACAATATGCTCCTCGAGAGACTCCATGTACCAGTCGGTATTTGTTATAGCGGAAGAGAGGAAGGAATGCGTCATAGCGACTGAG GTATAA